A genome region from Sphingobacteriaceae bacterium GW460-11-11-14-LB5 includes the following:
- a CDS encoding amidohydrolase, translating to MKSILYSLFFVLLLSSCNQKEKVDVIVYHAKVYTVNNTFDTVEAFAIKEGKILALGKSEDIRARFAGKEEINADGKAIYPGFIDAHAHFYGYGQSLQTADLRETKSWDEVLARLTDFAKTHPDGWLIGNGWDQNDWDNKAFPTNEKLTALFPDRPVFLNRIDGHAAIANQKALDDAGIKGEQKLEGGDMFTQNGKLTGVLIDNAVALVERKIPSPDAKLAEKIFIDAQKNCFAAGLTTIDDCGLSYLAVDFIEKLQKENKLKMRLYVMLSDEPDNYKYLFSRGPIKTDRLNVRAFKVYADGALGSRGACLLHPYSDMPNKTGFLLSNQKHFEEVATKIAANHFQMCTHAIGDSANRVILNIYNKILKGKNDQRWRIEHAQVVNANDFDLFGKASIVPSVQPTHATSDMYWAGQRLGTERLKSAYAYKQLLKQNGWIPLGTDFPVENINPLLTFYAATVREDAKGFPKGGFQMENALTPEEALRGMTIWAAKANFEEHEKGSLEKGKLADFVILDHDILKSTPQNILKTKVLKTYLNGEKVYEAK from the coding sequence ATGAAATCCATTTTATACAGCCTTTTTTTTGTTCTGCTGCTCAGCTCCTGTAACCAAAAGGAAAAAGTTGATGTAATTGTCTATCACGCAAAAGTGTATACCGTTAACAATACATTTGATACGGTTGAAGCTTTCGCTATAAAAGAGGGCAAAATTTTGGCGTTGGGTAAAAGTGAGGATATCAGGGCCAGATTTGCGGGCAAAGAAGAAATTAATGCAGACGGTAAGGCTATTTATCCCGGTTTTATAGATGCACATGCCCATTTTTATGGCTATGGACAAAGTTTGCAAACAGCCGATTTAAGGGAAACAAAATCCTGGGATGAAGTGCTTGCCCGCTTAACTGATTTTGCTAAAACGCACCCCGATGGCTGGTTAATCGGTAATGGCTGGGACCAAAACGATTGGGACAATAAAGCCTTCCCGACAAATGAAAAACTAACGGCACTTTTTCCAGATCGCCCGGTATTCTTAAACCGTATCGATGGGCATGCGGCCATTGCCAACCAAAAAGCCTTGGATGATGCCGGTATTAAAGGCGAGCAGAAATTGGAAGGTGGCGATATGTTTACCCAAAATGGAAAGCTCACCGGTGTTTTAATTGATAATGCCGTAGCTTTAGTAGAACGTAAAATTCCTTCACCAGACGCTAAACTAGCCGAAAAAATATTTATAGATGCGCAGAAAAACTGCTTTGCTGCTGGTTTAACCACCATTGACGATTGCGGCTTAAGTTATCTGGCGGTCGACTTTATCGAAAAACTGCAGAAAGAGAATAAACTCAAAATGCGGCTCTATGTAATGCTTTCGGATGAACCCGATAATTATAAATACCTGTTTAGCCGCGGGCCGATTAAAACCGACCGATTGAATGTTCGGGCATTTAAAGTTTATGCCGACGGTGCTTTAGGTTCGCGCGGGGCTTGCCTGTTGCATCCATATAGCGATATGCCCAATAAAACGGGTTTTTTGCTGAGCAATCAAAAACATTTCGAAGAAGTAGCCACAAAAATTGCTGCCAATCATTTCCAGATGTGCACCCATGCCATTGGCGATTCGGCGAATCGGGTAATCCTGAATATTTACAATAAAATTTTAAAAGGCAAAAACGATCAGCGCTGGCGGATTGAACATGCCCAGGTTGTGAATGCGAACGATTTTGATCTTTTTGGAAAGGCGAGTATTGTGCCTTCGGTACAGCCTACGCATGCCACTTCTGATATGTACTGGGCCGGACAGCGTTTAGGTACTGAAAGATTAAAAAGTGCTTATGCGTACAAACAATTATTAAAACAAAATGGTTGGATTCCTTTAGGTACCGATTTTCCGGTCGAAAACATTAATCCATTATTAACGTTTTATGCAGCAACAGTGAGAGAAGATGCAAAAGGTTTCCCTAAAGGAGGCTTCCAGATGGAAAATGCCTTAACACCCGAAGAAGCTTTACGTGGAATGACCATCTGGGCAGCAAAAGCCAATTTTGAAGAACATGAAAAGGGCAGTTTGGAGAAAGGCAAATTAGCCGATTTTGTAATACTCGACCACGATATTTTGAAATCAACACCACAAAACATATTAAAAACCAAAGTTTTAAAAACCTACCTGAACGGAGAAAAAGTATATGAAGCGAAATAG
- a CDS encoding endonuclease, whose translation MATKKKKYSFMDKLLLPIAVALAIAMLLGVLAGNMDPRAHTIIAFFGLAYPFVLFANIIFLVWWLLSKKWVFAIATILIIALGAKTLKATFAIGGDEGGAEKAENSIRMMTYNVHSFKLYGQDNTESVKEKMLQVVKDQNPDIICFQEFFTRYKGAFDTVDSLKALLNTKYYYFVPTNKNDYEATGLAIFSKFPIKDSGKIPFVEGLAGNMSIYTDLNIKGKTLRVYNVHFQSISFEKQDYEYLDKVKEMNTELQPSKRILRMLKSAFLKRSGQVDIMKKEMATCKTPYLIAGDFNDTPASYVVTQITAGLNNSFIKKGNGFGKTYNGKFPNFQIDYIATSKELEVLNYKITQAKLSDHFPVRSDLRFVP comes from the coding sequence ATGGCCACAAAAAAGAAGAAATATAGTTTTATGGATAAACTCCTTTTGCCCATTGCTGTTGCATTGGCAATTGCGATGCTTTTGGGGGTTCTCGCCGGTAATATGGATCCAAGAGCGCACACCATTATTGCTTTTTTCGGACTGGCCTACCCTTTTGTTTTATTCGCTAATATTATCTTTCTGGTTTGGTGGCTTTTAAGCAAAAAATGGGTTTTCGCAATCGCCACCATTTTGATTATTGCGCTTGGTGCTAAAACGTTAAAGGCCACCTTTGCCATTGGAGGTGATGAAGGTGGCGCGGAAAAGGCAGAAAACAGCATCAGAATGATGACTTATAACGTGCATAGTTTTAAATTATATGGCCAGGACAATACCGAATCGGTAAAAGAAAAAATGCTTCAGGTGGTAAAAGATCAAAATCCAGATATTATCTGTTTTCAGGAATTTTTTACCCGTTATAAAGGCGCATTTGACACGGTTGACAGCTTAAAAGCACTTTTGAATACAAAATACTACTACTTCGTACCAACCAATAAAAATGATTACGAAGCCACTGGCTTAGCCATATTCTCTAAATTCCCGATTAAAGATTCTGGTAAAATCCCTTTTGTTGAAGGTTTGGCTGGTAACATGAGTATTTATACCGATTTAAACATTAAAGGAAAAACCCTGAGGGTTTATAATGTACATTTTCAGTCGATATCTTTCGAAAAACAGGATTACGAATACCTGGACAAAGTGAAGGAAATGAATACCGAACTCCAGCCATCTAAACGGATTTTAAGAATGCTGAAAAGTGCTTTTTTAAAACGTAGCGGTCAGGTAGATATTATGAAGAAGGAGATGGCCACCTGTAAAACGCCTTACCTCATTGCAGGCGATTTTAACGATACGCCAGCATCTTACGTGGTTACTCAAATTACTGCCGGATTAAACAACAGCTTTATTAAAAAGGGAAACGGGTTTGGCAAAACCTATAATGGCAAATTCCCTAATTTTCAGATCGATTATATTGCCACCTCTAAAGAACTGGAGGTATTAAATTACAAAATTACCCAGGCCAAATTATCCGACCACTTCCCGGTACGCAGCGATTTGAGGTTTGTACCTTAA
- a CDS encoding rhomboid family intramembrane serine protease, with amino-acid sequence MNNTFKDLKYKVFQSGNPLFFYIGINVMLFLIIAVFGVFSKLSGQGNTVDLFVSDYLGLPASISKLPERFYTIFTYMFIHDGILHILFNMLGLFWFGNIFMNFLKSRQFHFVYLAGGLFGGLFAVAALNIFPLYASGLAGVTIVGASAAVMAIIFAAATLVPNYTIMLLFFGEVKIKWIAIVYFILDFIAIGSVNAGGSLAHIGGALLGFTFIKSLQSGRDWSKIFERKPKLKVVRNEKPVKKPEFKGGVSQQEIDAILDKISTSGYDKLTAVEKEKLFKASKD; translated from the coding sequence ATGAATAATACTTTCAAAGATTTAAAATACAAGGTTTTTCAATCGGGCAACCCATTGTTCTTTTACATTGGGATTAATGTAATGTTGTTTTTAATTATCGCTGTTTTTGGTGTATTTAGCAAGCTAAGTGGCCAAGGTAACACAGTTGATTTATTTGTAAGCGATTATTTAGGTTTACCTGCCAGTATTTCAAAATTACCTGAGCGATTTTATACCATATTTACCTATATGTTTATTCATGACGGGATTCTTCATATCCTGTTCAATATGCTTGGTTTATTCTGGTTCGGTAACATCTTCATGAATTTCTTAAAAAGCCGTCAGTTTCATTTTGTTTACCTGGCGGGTGGTTTATTTGGAGGTTTATTTGCTGTTGCCGCATTAAATATATTTCCGCTTTATGCCAGCGGATTAGCAGGCGTAACCATTGTAGGGGCATCTGCCGCAGTAATGGCCATTATTTTTGCCGCAGCAACGCTGGTACCGAATTACACCATCATGTTGCTTTTCTTTGGTGAGGTTAAAATTAAGTGGATTGCCATTGTCTATTTCATCCTCGATTTTATTGCCATCGGATCAGTAAATGCAGGTGGAAGTTTAGCCCATATTGGTGGTGCACTTTTAGGATTCACCTTTATTAAAAGTTTGCAAAGCGGAAGAGACTGGAGCAAAATTTTTGAGCGCAAACCAAAACTAAAAGTAGTTCGGAATGAGAAACCGGTTAAAAAACCTGAATTTAAAGGCGGTGTTTCTCAGCAGGAAATAGATGCCATTTTAGATAAAATATCAACCTCAGGATACGATAAATTAACAGCGGTAGAAAAAGAAAAACTATTTAAGGCAAGTAAAGATTAA
- a CDS encoding NAD(P)H-dependent oxidoreductase — MSLIDALNWRYAVKKMNGQPVEQEKVDKIIAAAHLAPTSSGLQPFKVIVVTNQELKEKIAPIAFNQSQVIDSSHLLIFAANENYTEEGIDAVFSRMNAERGLPESGTDAYKAQLKGMILSRTAEENFNHAARQAYIGFGIAIAEAALLKVDATPMEGFNGPALDELLGLDKKGLKSVTLLPLGNRDEAGDWLVNLKKVRSPKEEFLIEFK, encoded by the coding sequence ATGAGCTTAATAGATGCCCTAAACTGGCGTTATGCCGTTAAGAAAATGAACGGTCAACCTGTTGAACAAGAAAAGGTTGATAAAATTATTGCTGCAGCACATTTGGCACCAACATCATCAGGTTTACAGCCGTTTAAAGTTATCGTGGTAACCAACCAGGAGTTGAAAGAGAAAATTGCGCCGATTGCTTTTAACCAGTCGCAGGTGATCGATTCTTCTCACCTATTGATTTTTGCCGCTAACGAAAACTACACAGAAGAAGGTATTGATGCCGTTTTCAGCAGAATGAATGCGGAGCGTGGCTTACCAGAAAGCGGAACTGATGCATACAAAGCGCAGTTAAAAGGTATGATCTTATCCAGAACTGCAGAAGAAAACTTTAACCACGCAGCCCGTCAGGCTTATATCGGTTTCGGTATTGCTATTGCAGAAGCCGCTTTGTTAAAAGTTGATGCTACTCCAATGGAGGGCTTTAATGGTCCGGCTTTAGATGAACTTTTAGGTTTAGATAAAAAAGGATTAAAAAGTGTTACCCTATTGCCTTTAGGGAACAGAGACGAAGCCGGCGACTGGCTGGTAAACCTTAAAAAGGTACGTTCACCTAAAGAAGAATTCTTAATCGAATTTAAATAA
- a CDS encoding DNA mismatch repair protein MutL produces MTDIIHLLPDAVANQIAAGEVVQRPASAVKELLENSIDAGADKIQLVVKDAGKALIQIIDNGCGMSVTDARMCFERHATSKVKKAEDLFAIRTMGFRGEAMASIAAISQVEMKTRRHEDEIGTCISIEGAQVTNQEPVATSPGTQISIKNLFFNTPARRNFLKSNPVEMRHILDEFQRVALAHPGVFFSLHHDGTEIFNLPKGNLKQRIVHLFGNNYNERLVPVEEETTIINLKGYIGKPAFAKKTRGEQFFFVNNRFIKDPYLNHAVSSAFEELLPDDSYPLYVLFIEIDPSKIDVNVHPTKTEIKYLDEKSIYAIMKSAVKRSIGRYNIAPTLDFDQETGFSNMITHKAVEDIVPPSINFNPDFNPFASDSSSTSGYATSPRNYEAKPSAKNWGSLYEITEQPIVEQTSIYADETVLETKQKQYMQLHNRYIVSQIKSGLMVIDQQMAHERILYERFLVHLDDRKGASQQSLFPQTITLNANDFELAKSLLDDIKSLGFDVREFGKNTLVVEGVPVDLGSSNINETQLFEQLIEGFKNSQQELKLSKRDSLARSLAKNSAIKAGTSLGQEEMNTLIDELFACKTPNFSVSGKPIIQTITLAELDKKFEKG; encoded by the coding sequence ATGACTGATATTATTCACTTATTGCCTGATGCTGTTGCCAATCAAATTGCTGCCGGAGAAGTTGTTCAACGACCTGCCTCAGCGGTAAAGGAATTGCTCGAAAATTCGATAGATGCCGGCGCAGATAAAATTCAACTGGTAGTAAAAGATGCCGGTAAGGCACTGATTCAGATTATAGATAACGGCTGTGGAATGAGCGTTACCGATGCCAGAATGTGTTTCGAACGCCACGCCACCTCGAAAGTAAAAAAAGCAGAAGATTTATTTGCCATCCGCACTATGGGTTTCCGTGGTGAGGCCATGGCTTCTATTGCGGCCATTTCGCAGGTAGAAATGAAAACCCGCAGGCATGAAGACGAAATTGGTACCTGCATTTCAATAGAAGGTGCACAGGTAACCAATCAGGAACCCGTAGCTACTTCCCCGGGAACACAGATTTCGATTAAAAACCTATTTTTTAATACGCCAGCCAGAAGAAACTTTCTTAAAAGTAATCCGGTTGAAATGCGCCATATTCTGGATGAATTTCAACGGGTAGCCCTGGCACATCCGGGGGTGTTTTTTAGTCTGCACCATGATGGAACCGAGATTTTTAACCTGCCAAAAGGCAATTTAAAACAGCGCATTGTCCACCTTTTTGGCAATAATTATAACGAACGTTTGGTTCCTGTTGAAGAGGAAACGACCATTATTAACCTAAAAGGATATATTGGCAAGCCTGCTTTTGCAAAGAAAACCAGGGGCGAACAGTTCTTTTTTGTGAATAACCGCTTCATTAAAGATCCTTATTTGAACCATGCGGTAAGCTCTGCTTTTGAAGAGTTACTGCCTGATGATAGTTATCCACTCTATGTACTGTTTATTGAGATCGATCCGTCGAAAATCGATGTAAACGTACATCCTACTAAAACAGAGATTAAATATCTGGACGAAAAGTCGATTTATGCCATCATGAAATCGGCCGTAAAACGTTCCATTGGCCGGTATAACATTGCACCAACCTTAGATTTTGATCAGGAAACTGGCTTTAGCAATATGATTACCCATAAAGCGGTTGAAGATATTGTACCACCGAGCATTAATTTTAATCCAGATTTTAATCCTTTTGCCAGCGATAGCAGTTCTACATCTGGTTATGCTACTTCACCGAGAAATTATGAAGCCAAACCAAGTGCTAAAAACTGGGGCTCGCTTTACGAAATAACAGAACAGCCTATTGTAGAGCAAACCTCTATTTATGCGGATGAAACTGTTTTAGAAACCAAGCAAAAGCAGTACATGCAATTGCACAACCGTTATATTGTTTCGCAGATTAAGTCGGGATTAATGGTAATTGACCAGCAAATGGCACATGAGCGGATCCTTTACGAACGTTTTCTCGTACATCTGGATGACCGCAAAGGTGCATCGCAGCAGAGTTTATTTCCTCAAACCATTACACTTAATGCCAACGATTTTGAACTGGCTAAAAGTTTACTGGATGATATAAAAAGTTTAGGCTTTGATGTACGGGAATTTGGGAAAAATACGTTGGTAGTAGAAGGTGTTCCTGTTGACCTGGGCAGCAGTAACATTAACGAAACACAGTTATTTGAACAATTGATTGAGGGCTTTAAAAACTCACAACAAGAATTAAAACTAAGCAAACGCGACAGCCTTGCCAGGAGTTTAGCAAAAAACAGTGCCATTAAAGCAGGAACGAGCCTTGGCCAGGAAGAAATGAATACCTTGATTGATGAACTTTTTGCCTGTAAAACGCCTAACTTTAGCGTGAGTGGTAAACCGATTATCCAAACCATTACTTTGGCAGAACTGGATAAAAAGTTTGAGAAAGGTTAG
- a CDS encoding rhomboid family intramembrane serine protease, with protein sequence MNNIYIPPVVKNLLIINILFFVASYLLTTLHLDDRLAVYYFDSPKFELWQPISYMFMHGGIAHIFFNMFALYSFGSLLESRWGGKKFIIFYFITGLGALALQWAVQAYEVHQIIGSATNNGKINLTALFQGEFNTQQLSMAQAVTLRSIYFGGMVGASGAIFGLLVAFGMLYPNAELLIMFIPVPVKAKYIIPIYILVELSLGVAQFEGDSIAHYAHLGGALIGFILVKIWKDKNDTFYTLYE encoded by the coding sequence ATGAATAACATATATATTCCACCAGTAGTAAAAAACCTACTGATTATTAACATCTTATTTTTCGTGGCTAGCTACCTGCTAACAACGCTCCACCTTGATGATCGGTTAGCAGTATATTATTTTGATTCTCCGAAGTTTGAGTTATGGCAGCCGATTAGCTATATGTTTATGCACGGTGGCATAGCACACATCTTTTTTAACATGTTTGCATTGTATTCCTTTGGAAGTTTGTTAGAATCGAGATGGGGAGGCAAAAAATTTATTATCTTTTATTTTATTACCGGATTAGGAGCACTTGCATTACAATGGGCCGTACAAGCTTACGAAGTACACCAGATTATCGGTAGTGCCACTAATAACGGAAAGATAAATCTTACCGCATTATTTCAGGGAGAGTTTAATACACAACAACTTTCAATGGCACAGGCGGTTACGTTACGCAGCATTTATTTCGGCGGCATGGTTGGTGCCTCTGGTGCTATTTTTGGTTTACTGGTGGCCTTTGGCATGCTTTATCCAAATGCCGAGCTGCTAATTATGTTTATTCCGGTTCCGGTAAAAGCAAAATATATTATACCAATTTATATTTTAGTAGAGTTATCTTTGGGTGTTGCCCAGTTTGAGGGCGATTCTATTGCCCATTATGCCCACCTTGGGGGCGCTTTAATTGGCTTTATACTGGTTAAAATATGGAAAGACAAAAACGATACATTTTATACACTCTATGAATAA